The Triticum dicoccoides isolate Atlit2015 ecotype Zavitan chromosome 6A, WEW_v2.0, whole genome shotgun sequence genome has a window encoding:
- the LOC119318691 gene encoding disease resistance protein PIK6-NP-like isoform X1, whose product MEHSRQLFHRRLFSSEEDCPSSLVKVSNQILGKCDGLPLAIIAIASLLANTGRSEHLWNQVKDSIGRALERNHNVEVMIKILSLSYFDLPPHLKTCLLYLSIFPEDSIIEKKTLISRWIAEGFIHKEGIYTAYEVGVRFFNELINRSLIQPVKKGGYMGKSCRVHDIILDFIVSKSIEENFVTFVGVPSLTTMTQGKVRRISMQVEGKGDSILPMSLILSHVRSFNVFVNTVNIHSMMDFKHLRVVDFGRNSLLENYHLANVGRLIHLRYLSIYRTAVSELPEQIGHLQCLEMLDMRYTKMSELPASIANLGKLAHLLLDSHTNTVVKFPDGIAKMQARKSYNFLQGLGDFGSC is encoded by the coding sequence ATGGAGCACTCAAGGCAACTATTCCATAGAAGATTATTCAGCTCTGAAGAAGATTGCCCTTCATCGCTCGTGAAAGTTTCTAATCAAATCTTGGGAAAATGTGATGGGTTGCCTTTAGCAATCATTGCTATAGCTAGTTTGTTGGCTAACACAGGAAGATCAGAGCATCTATGGAACCAAGTGAAAGATTCAATTGGTCGTGCACTTGAAAGGAATCATAATGTCGAAGTAATGATAAAGATATTGTCACTTAGTTACTTTGATCTTCCTCCTCATCTAAAAACATGTCTCTTGTATCTCAGTATATTTCCAGAAGATTCTATTATTGAGAAGAAAACACTAATATCAAGATGGATTGCTGAAGGATTCATTCACAAAGAAGGTATATATACTGCATATGAGGTAGGAGTGAGGTTTTTTAATGAGCTCATCAATAGGAGTTTGATCCAACCTGTGAAGAAAGGCGGTTATATGGGGAAGAGTTGTCGAGTTCACGATATAATTCTTGATTTCATAGTATCCAAGTCCATTGAAGAGAACTTTGTTACTTTTGTTGGTGTCCCCAGTTTAACTACCATGACACAAGGCAAAGTCCGCCGTATCTCCATGCAAGTTGAAGGGAAAGGGGATTCTATTTTGCCAATGAGCCTGATATTGTCTCATGTCCGATCATTTAATGTCTTTGTGAATACGGTGAATATCCATTCGATGATGGACTTCAAACATTTGCGTGTCGTGGACTTTGGACGAAACAGTCTTTTGGAAAACTACCATCTTGCAAATGTAGGGAGGCTGATTCACCTAAGGTACCTCAGCATTTACAGGACAGCAGTAAGCGAGCTCCCGGAACAAATCGGACACCTACAATGCTTAGAGATGTTGGACATGAGGTATACAAAGATGTCCGAGTTGCCAGCAAGTATTGCCAATCTCGGCAAACTGGCACACTTACTTCTTGACTCACATACTAACACAGTTGTTAAGTTTCCAGATGGAATAGCTAAGATGCAAGCAAGGAAGTCATATAACTTTCTGCAAGGGCTTGGTGACTTTGGATCATGTTGA
- the LOC119318691 gene encoding disease resistance protein PIK6-NP-like isoform X3 has translation MEAALVTLATGVLKPVLVKLATLLGNEYKRFKGVRKEIRSLAHELAAMEAFLLKMSEEEDPDLQDKVWMNEVRELSYDLEDAIDDFMQSVGDKDEKPDGFIDKIKSSLGKLGKMKARHQIGKEIQDLKKQIIEVGDRNARYKGRETFSNTKNATVDPRALAVFEHASKLVGIDEPKAELIKLLTDEDGVASTQEQVRMVSIVGSSC, from the coding sequence ATGGAGGCGGCTCTCGTGACTCTGGCGACGGGGGTCCTCAAACCTGTCCTGGTGAAGCTGGCCACCCTGCTCGGCAACGAGTACAAGCGTTTTAAGGGTGTGCGCAAGGAGATCAGGTCTCTCGCTCATGAGCTCGCCGCCATGGAAGCTTTTCTCCTCAAGATGTCGGAGGAGGAGGATCCTGATCTGCAGGATAAAGTCTGGATGAATGAGGTGCGGGAGCTGTCCTATGACCTGGAGGATGCCATCGATGACTTCATGCAAAGTGTTGGTGACAAAGACGAAAAGCCAGATGGCTTCATTGACAAGATCAAGAGCTCGCTAGGGAAGTTGGGGAAGATGAAAGCTCGCCACCAAATCGGCAAGGAGATCCAGGATCTGAAGAAACAGATCATTGAGGTGGGTGATAGGAACGCAAGGTACAAGGGTCGTGAGACCTTCTCCAATACCAAAAATGCGACCGTTGaccctagagctcttgctgtattTGAGCATGCATCGAAGCTTGTTGGAATTGATGAACCCAAGGCTGAGTTGATCAAGTTGTTAACTGACGAGGATGGAGTTGCATCAACACAAGAACAAGTGAGGATGGTCTCCATTGTTGGATCAAGTTGTTAA
- the LOC119318691 gene encoding disease resistance protein Pik-2-like isoform X2: MEHSRQLFHRRLFSSEEDCPSSLVKVSNQILGKCDGLPLAIIAIASLLANTGRSEHLWNQVKDSIGRALERNHNVEVMIKILSLSYFDLPPHLKTCLLYLSIFPEDSIIEKKTLISRWIAEGFIHKEGIYTAYEVGVRFFNELINRSLIQPVKKGGYMGKSCRVHDIILDFIVSKSIEENFVTFVGVPSLTTMTQGKVRRISMQVEGKGDSILPMSLILSHVRSFNVFVNTVNIHSMMDFKHLRVVDFGRNSLLENYHLANVGRLIHLRYLSIYRTAVSELPEQIGHLQCLEMLDMRWNS, translated from the exons ATGGAGCACTCAAGGCAACTATTCCATAGAAGATTATTCAGCTCTGAAGAAGATTGCCCTTCATCGCTCGTGAAAGTTTCTAATCAAATCTTGGGAAAATGTGATGGGTTGCCTTTAGCAATCATTGCTATAGCTAGTTTGTTGGCTAACACAGGAAGATCAGAGCATCTATGGAACCAAGTGAAAGATTCAATTGGTCGTGCACTTGAAAGGAATCATAATGTCGAAGTAATGATAAAGATATTGTCACTTAGTTACTTTGATCTTCCTCCTCATCTAAAAACATGTCTCTTGTATCTCAGTATATTTCCAGAAGATTCTATTATTGAGAAGAAAACACTAATATCAAGATGGATTGCTGAAGGATTCATTCACAAAGAAGGTATATATACTGCATATGAGGTAGGAGTGAGGTTTTTTAATGAGCTCATCAATAGGAGTTTGATCCAACCTGTGAAGAAAGGCGGTTATATGGGGAAGAGTTGTCGAGTTCACGATATAATTCTTGATTTCATAGTATCCAAGTCCATTGAAGAGAACTTTGTTACTTTTGTTGGTGTCCCCAGTTTAACTACCATGACACAAGGCAAAGTCCGCCGTATCTCCATGCAAGTTGAAGGGAAAGGGGATTCTATTTTGCCAATGAGCCTGATATTGTCTCATGTCCGATCATTTAATGTCTTTGTGAATACGGTGAATATCCATTCGATGATGGACTTCAAACATTTGCGTGTCGTGGACTTTGGACGAAACAGTCTTTTGGAAAACTACCATCTTGCAAATGTAGGGAGGCTGATTCACCTAAGGTACCTCAGCATTTACAGGACAGCAGTAAGCGAGCTCCCGGAACAAATCGGACACCTACAATGCTTAGAGATGTTGGACATGAG ATGGAATAGCTAA